One genomic window of Candidatus Pseudobacter hemicellulosilyticus includes the following:
- the alaS gene encoding alanine--tRNA ligase — MMTSAAIRQHFLDFFQSKGHSIVPSAPIVIKNDPTLLFTNAGMNQFKDYFLGNKAAPHPRVADTQKCLRVSGKHNDLEEVGVDTYHHTMFEMLGNWSFGDYFKKEAIAWSWELLTEVYKIPRDRLYVTIFEGDTKENLPQDEEALTEWKKWIAEERILMGNKKDNFWEMGDTGPCGPCSEIHVDCRTDDERKAVDGKALVNNDHPQVIEIWNNVFMQFNRLKDGSLQSLPAKHVDTGMGLERLVRVLQGKQSNYDTDLFTGTIAATEGICGKKYDFSDSKPAVAFRVIADHIRAISFTIADGQLPSNTGAGYVIRRILRRAVRYYYSYLEYKQPLLHQLVPILAGQFQTVFPELQQQVDFVSKVVKEEEEAFLRTLDKGLRKMDELINGAKNATINGTAAFELYDTYGFPIDLTRLIARENNLEVDEAGFDKEMKQQKDRSRAATTLDTEDWVVLMPDAKPNTFVGYQQLETMTKVSRYRKVKAKGKESFQLILDTTPFYAESGGQVGDTGTLSFDGELVPVTDTRKENDLIIHFTDTLPINITAVVTAQVDMARRQSTAVHHSATHLLHAALRKVLGTHVAQKGSLVNNEYLRFDFSHFARMTDEEIARVEALVNEKIRENIPVVIKELPKEEALQLGAMALFGEKYGDVVRVVIMDPQYSVELCGGTHVGATGELGLFRIKQESAVAAGVRRLEALCGLAAENYIQEQFSQLRAVRESLKNPKELVKAVESLQTENADLKKKLDHLENRILVGVRNELLQKDEIVNGITFVGDIVEVGNADALKKLCFDLKNNLNDYVAVLCANIGGKPFVAVGIADTVVAAKGLDAGKLIKEQVAPLIKGGGGGQKNLATAGGQDASNLSQVIEKIKALL; from the coding sequence ATGATGACAAGCGCAGCTATACGCCAGCATTTCTTAGATTTCTTCCAGTCCAAAGGCCACAGCATTGTGCCTTCGGCGCCAATCGTTATCAAGAATGACCCCACCCTGCTGTTCACCAACGCAGGGATGAACCAGTTCAAAGATTATTTCCTGGGCAACAAAGCCGCCCCGCATCCGCGCGTGGCCGATACCCAGAAATGCCTCCGCGTCAGCGGTAAGCACAACGACCTGGAGGAAGTAGGTGTTGACACCTACCACCATACCATGTTTGAAATGCTCGGCAACTGGAGCTTTGGCGATTATTTCAAGAAAGAAGCCATTGCCTGGAGCTGGGAGCTGCTGACCGAAGTATATAAGATCCCCAGGGACCGGCTCTATGTCACCATCTTTGAAGGCGACACCAAAGAAAACCTGCCCCAGGACGAGGAAGCCCTCACTGAATGGAAAAAATGGATCGCAGAAGAGCGCATCCTCATGGGCAATAAAAAAGATAATTTCTGGGAGATGGGCGATACCGGCCCCTGCGGTCCCTGCTCTGAGATCCATGTGGACTGCCGCACGGACGACGAAAGGAAAGCAGTGGACGGCAAAGCCCTCGTAAACAATGACCACCCCCAGGTGATCGAGATCTGGAATAACGTATTCATGCAGTTCAACCGCCTCAAGGACGGCAGCCTGCAATCCCTGCCCGCCAAACACGTGGATACCGGTATGGGCCTGGAAAGGCTGGTACGCGTTCTTCAGGGTAAACAATCCAACTACGATACCGATCTCTTCACCGGCACCATTGCCGCTACCGAAGGGATCTGCGGTAAAAAATATGATTTCAGCGACAGCAAGCCTGCCGTAGCCTTCCGCGTGATCGCCGACCATATCCGCGCCATCAGCTTCACCATTGCCGATGGCCAGCTGCCTTCCAATACGGGCGCCGGCTATGTGATCCGCCGCATCCTGCGCCGCGCCGTTCGCTATTATTATTCTTACCTGGAATATAAACAACCCCTGCTGCACCAGCTGGTACCCATCCTGGCCGGCCAGTTCCAGACCGTTTTCCCGGAACTTCAGCAACAGGTGGACTTTGTCAGTAAAGTAGTGAAGGAAGAAGAAGAAGCCTTCCTCCGCACCCTCGACAAAGGCCTGCGCAAAATGGATGAACTGATCAATGGCGCTAAAAACGCCACTATCAATGGTACTGCCGCGTTTGAATTGTACGATACCTACGGTTTTCCCATCGACCTCACCCGACTCATTGCCCGGGAAAACAACCTGGAAGTGGATGAGGCCGGTTTCGATAAGGAAATGAAACAGCAGAAGGACCGCAGCCGCGCCGCCACCACCCTGGACACGGAAGACTGGGTAGTGCTGATGCCGGATGCCAAACCCAATACTTTTGTGGGCTACCAGCAGCTGGAAACCATGACCAAGGTCTCCAGGTACCGGAAAGTAAAGGCCAAAGGCAAAGAGTCTTTCCAGCTGATCCTGGACACCACGCCTTTCTATGCAGAAAGCGGCGGCCAGGTAGGTGATACCGGCACCCTGTCTTTTGATGGCGAGCTGGTCCCTGTAACAGATACCAGGAAAGAGAACGACCTCATCATCCATTTCACCGATACCCTGCCCATCAATATCACCGCCGTGGTGACTGCGCAGGTTGATATGGCCCGCCGCCAGTCAACAGCTGTTCACCACTCCGCCACCCACCTCCTGCATGCCGCCCTGCGTAAAGTATTGGGTACGCATGTGGCACAGAAAGGGTCACTGGTGAATAATGAGTACCTGCGGTTCGACTTCTCCCACTTCGCCCGCATGACGGACGAAGAGATCGCCCGGGTAGAAGCCCTCGTCAATGAAAAGATCCGGGAAAATATCCCTGTAGTAATAAAGGAACTGCCCAAGGAAGAAGCCCTGCAACTGGGCGCCATGGCCCTCTTCGGCGAAAAATACGGCGATGTGGTGCGTGTGGTGATCATGGATCCGCAATATTCCGTAGAGCTTTGTGGCGGCACCCATGTGGGCGCCACCGGCGAGCTGGGCCTGTTCCGCATTAAACAGGAATCAGCTGTTGCCGCAGGCGTGCGCCGCCTGGAAGCGCTCTGTGGCCTTGCTGCAGAAAACTATATCCAGGAGCAGTTCAGCCAGCTGCGCGCTGTCCGCGAAAGCCTCAAGAATCCCAAAGAGCTGGTCAAAGCCGTTGAAAGCCTGCAAACTGAAAATGCAGACCTGAAAAAGAAACTGGACCACCTGGAGAACAGGATCCTGGTAGGCGTCCGCAACGAGCTGCTGCAAAAAGACGAGATCGTGAACGGTATTACGTTTGTAGGAGATATTGTGGAAGTAGGCAATGCCGATGCACTGAAGAAACTCTGCTTCGACCTGAAAAATAACCTGAACGATTATGTAGCTGTGCTCTGCGCCAATATCGGCGGTAAGCCCTTTGTAGCCGTGGGCATTGCCGATACGGTAGTGGCCGCCAAAGGACTGGACGCCGGTAAGCTCATCAAGGAACAGGTAGCCCCCCTCATCAAAGGCGGCGGCGGCGGTCAGAAGAACCTGGCCACGGCCGGCGGCCAGGACGCCAGCAACCTTTCTCAGGTAATAGAAAAGATCAAAGCACTTTTATAA
- a CDS encoding M23 family metallopeptidase, with protein sequence MKKIKYFYNTNTLRYEKLETPLRVKLLRVLGFISAAIVTAIIIVSIAYRYFPSANEKTLMAENEKLEEQFMVLEERTKKIQQQVGELEKRDNEVYRTIFEANPIPDSIRSREIEQQKELKLVMSLTNSQLENSIVNTLNNLTNRIGSQEASYTDIAKFISNKEELLASTPAIQPVSNADMKRVASGFGYRIDPVYKTVKFHAGLDFSAPQGTPIYATANGVIRTAGNLGNGYGNHVVINHGYGYETLYGHMYRVKVRGGQRVKRGEIIGYVGSTGKSTGPHCHYEVHKNGRPLDPVYFFYNDLTPEQFDRMLKISSSSNQSFD encoded by the coding sequence ATGAAAAAGATCAAGTATTTCTATAATACCAATACGCTTCGATACGAAAAGCTGGAAACCCCTTTGCGGGTCAAATTGCTGCGCGTACTGGGATTTATATCCGCGGCCATTGTAACGGCCATCATCATTGTCTCTATCGCCTACCGCTATTTTCCCTCCGCCAATGAAAAAACGCTGATGGCTGAAAATGAAAAGCTGGAAGAGCAGTTCATGGTGCTGGAGGAGCGGACCAAAAAGATCCAGCAGCAGGTGGGCGAGCTGGAAAAAAGAGATAACGAGGTCTACCGCACTATTTTTGAAGCCAACCCTATCCCGGACAGTATCCGTTCCCGGGAAATAGAACAGCAGAAAGAGCTTAAACTGGTCATGAGCCTGACCAATTCCCAACTGGAGAATTCTATTGTCAATACCCTCAACAACCTCACTAACCGCATTGGCAGCCAGGAGGCTTCCTATACTGATATCGCCAAATTCATCAGCAATAAAGAAGAACTGCTGGCCAGCACGCCCGCCATCCAGCCCGTCAGTAATGCTGATATGAAACGGGTAGCTTCGGGTTTTGGTTACCGCATTGATCCGGTATACAAGACCGTGAAATTCCATGCAGGCCTTGATTTTTCCGCTCCCCAGGGTACGCCGATCTATGCCACGGCCAATGGAGTGATCCGGACGGCCGGTAACCTGGGCAACGGCTACGGCAACCATGTGGTGATCAACCACGGTTACGGTTATGAGACCCTTTACGGGCATATGTACCGGGTGAAAGTGAGGGGCGGCCAGCGGGTAAAACGCGGCGAGATCATTGGTTATGTGGGCAGTACGGGTAAATCCACCGGTCCTCACTGCCATTATGAGGTCCATAAGAACGGCCGGCCACTGGATCCGGTCTACTTTTTCTACAATGACCTGACCCCCGAACAGTTTGACCGGATGCTCAAAATCTCCTCTTCCAGCAACCAGAGCTTCGATTAA